A window of the Comamonas sp. Y33R10-2 genome harbors these coding sequences:
- a CDS encoding NADH-quinone oxidoreductase subunit A yields the protein MNIDQYLPVLLFILIGIAVGVVPLVLGYVLGPNRPDDAKNSPYECGFEAFDDARMKFDVRYYLVAILFILFDLEIAFLLPWAVALKDVGGAGFVAVLIFLAILVVGFAYEWKKGALDWE from the coding sequence ATGAATATCGATCAGTACCTTCCCGTTCTTCTGTTTATTCTCATTGGCATAGCCGTGGGCGTAGTTCCTCTCGTACTTGGTTACGTGCTGGGACCCAATCGTCCAGACGATGCTAAAAACTCCCCTTACGAATGCGGTTTCGAAGCGTTTGATGACGCTCGAATGAAGTTCGATGTGCGCTACTACTTAGTCGCCATCTTGTTCATTTTGTTCGACTTGGAAATCGCATTTCTATTGCCCTGGGCTGTCGCTCTTAAAGACGTTGGCGGCGCGGGCTTTGTTGCTGTTCTGATCTTCTTGGCCATTCTGGTCGTAGGCTTTGCTTACGAGTGGAAAAAAGGCGCCTTGGATTGGGAATGA
- a CDS encoding NADH-quinone oxidoreductase subunit C, giving the protein MTAIAIHPEKLRDVVTAALGDKVRSITLAYGEVTVEVSADQYLDVMQILRNAPDCKFEMLLDLCGVDYSTYAEVGKDGPRFAVVSHLMSLTLNQRLRVRVFCADDDFPVVASINPIWSAANWFEREAFDLFGIVFEGHEDLRRILTDYGFIGHPFRKDFPLSGYVEMRYDAEEKRVVYQPVTIEPREITPRIIREENYGGGLH; this is encoded by the coding sequence ATGACTGCAATTGCGATTCACCCCGAAAAGCTGCGCGACGTTGTGACGGCGGCTTTAGGCGACAAGGTTCGCTCCATCACTTTGGCTTATGGCGAAGTGACAGTTGAAGTGTCTGCCGATCAGTATTTGGATGTGATGCAAATCTTGCGCAATGCGCCTGATTGCAAGTTCGAGATGTTGCTGGATCTGTGCGGTGTGGATTACTCCACCTATGCAGAAGTCGGCAAAGATGGTCCACGCTTTGCTGTAGTGTCCCATCTGATGTCTCTAACGCTGAACCAGCGCTTGCGCGTTCGTGTGTTCTGCGCTGATGATGATTTCCCCGTCGTGGCTTCGATTAATCCGATCTGGAGTGCTGCCAACTGGTTCGAGCGCGAAGCGTTTGACTTGTTTGGTATCGTATTCGAAGGTCACGAAGACCTGCGTCGCATCTTGACCGATTATGGTTTCATCGGTCATCCATTCCGCAAGGATTTTCCCTTGTCTGGCTATGTGGAAATGCGCTACGACGCCGAAGAAAAGCGAGTGGTCTACCAGCCCGTCACGATTGAGCCTCGCGAAATTACGCCACGCATCATTCGTGAAGAAAACTATGGCGGAGGCCTGCACTAA
- the nuoF gene encoding NADH-quinone oxidoreductase subunit NuoF, with the protein MSSAAQNVLAKFASTGEETCFHNRHINPQICADLNGKNWSIKDYEGRGGYQALRKLLGKDGGEGLTQDQVIATVKESGLRGRGGAGFPTGLKWSFMPRQFPGQKHLVCNSDEGEPGTCKDREILMHNPHIVIEGMIIAAYAMGISIGYNYIHGEIFEVYERFEAALEEARAAGFLGDNIMGSSFSFQLHAHHGFGAYICGEETALLESLEGKKGQPRFKPPFPASFGLYGKPTTINNTETFAAVPWIIRNGGQAYLECGKPNNGGTKIYSVSGDVNLPGNYEVPMGTPFSKLLELAGGVRTGRKLKAVIPGGSSSPVLPADIMMQCTMDYDSISKAGSMLGSGAVIVMDDSRDMVESLLRLSYFYSHESCGQCTPCREGTGWLWRVVNRIQHGEGRPEDIELLDSVSVNIMGRTICALGDAAAMPVRAMIKHFRHEFEAKIQNATKQAA; encoded by the coding sequence ATGAGCTCCGCAGCACAAAACGTACTGGCCAAGTTTGCCTCGACAGGTGAAGAGACTTGCTTTCACAACCGTCACATCAACCCGCAAATCTGCGCTGATCTGAATGGCAAGAACTGGTCCATCAAGGACTACGAAGGCCGCGGCGGTTACCAAGCTCTGCGCAAGTTACTGGGTAAAGATGGCGGCGAAGGTCTGACGCAAGATCAGGTCATTGCCACGGTCAAGGAGTCCGGTCTGCGAGGCCGCGGCGGCGCTGGCTTCCCTACGGGTCTGAAGTGGAGCTTTATGCCCCGTCAGTTCCCCGGTCAAAAGCACCTGGTGTGCAACTCCGACGAGGGCGAGCCCGGCACCTGCAAGGATCGCGAGATCCTCATGCACAACCCCCATATCGTGATCGAAGGCATGATCATTGCGGCTTACGCAATGGGCATCAGCATTGGTTACAACTACATCCACGGTGAAATCTTCGAAGTCTATGAGCGCTTCGAAGCCGCACTGGAAGAAGCCCGCGCTGCTGGCTTCTTGGGTGACAACATCATGGGCAGCAGCTTCAGCTTCCAGCTGCACGCACACCATGGTTTTGGCGCATATATCTGCGGTGAAGAAACCGCGCTGCTGGAATCGTTGGAAGGCAAGAAGGGTCAACCCCGCTTCAAGCCACCATTTCCCGCCAGCTTTGGTCTGTACGGCAAGCCTACAACCATCAACAACACCGAAACATTCGCAGCTGTGCCTTGGATCATCCGCAACGGTGGTCAAGCCTACTTGGAATGCGGCAAGCCTAATAACGGCGGCACCAAGATCTATTCGGTCAGCGGTGACGTGAATCTGCCTGGCAACTATGAAGTGCCCATGGGCACGCCTTTTAGCAAGTTGCTGGAGTTGGCTGGCGGTGTGCGCACCGGCCGCAAGCTCAAGGCGGTGATTCCTGGCGGCTCCTCGTCGCCCGTGCTGCCTGCTGACATCATGATGCAATGCACGATGGACTATGACTCCATCTCCAAGGCCGGCTCCATGCTGGGCTCGGGTGCTGTGATCGTGATGGACGATTCGCGCGACATGGTTGAAAGTCTGCTGCGCCTGTCGTACTTCTATTCGCACGAGTCCTGCGGGCAGTGCACGCCTTGCCGTGAAGGTACAGGCTGGCTGTGGCGCGTGGTGAACCGTATTCAGCACGGCGAAGGCCGTCCGGAAGATATCGAGCTGTTGGATTCGGTATCCGTGAACATCATGGGACGCACAATTTGTGCGTTGGGCGATGCGGCAGCGATGCCGGTGCGCGCCATGATCAAGCACTTCCGCCACGAGTTTGAAGCAAAGATCCAGAACGCTACCAAGCAGGCTGCGTAA
- the secG gene encoding preprotein translocase subunit SecG, whose amino-acid sequence MNVLSSVILAVQMLSALAMIGLILMQHGKGADMGASFGGGGSSGSLFGASGSANFLSRSTAALATVFFVATLALAYLSNVRPASSGSVLEGAAATVPASSAPAAATGADASVPAAAPAEGAAQIPTK is encoded by the coding sequence ATGAACGTCTTATCCAGCGTCATTCTCGCGGTGCAAATGCTGTCCGCTTTAGCCATGATTGGCTTGATCCTTATGCAGCACGGCAAGGGTGCCGATATGGGCGCTTCCTTCGGCGGCGGTGGCTCATCGGGCAGTTTGTTCGGCGCATCTGGTAGCGCTAACTTTTTGTCGCGCTCCACTGCGGCTCTGGCCACCGTGTTCTTCGTGGCTACTTTGGCTTTGGCTTATCTGAGCAACGTTCGTCCAGCAAGCTCGGGTAGCGTGCTGGAAGGCGCGGCTGCGACTGTGCCTGCCTCTTCGGCCCCCGCAGCGGCTACTGGTGCTGATGCGTCTGTGCCTGCTGCCGCTCCTGCTGAGGGCGCCGCGCAGATTCCTACAAAATAA
- a CDS encoding NADH-quinone oxidoreductase subunit B family protein, with protein sequence MIEGVMKEGFVTTSYDTVVNWAKTGSIWPMTFGLACCAVEMMHAAAARYDIGRFGSEVFRASPRHSDLMIVAGTLCNKMAPAMRKVYDQMSEPRWVISMGSCANGGGYYHYSYSVVRGCDRIVPVDVYVPGCPPTAEALIYGIIQLQQKIRRTQTIARV encoded by the coding sequence ATGATCGAAGGCGTGATGAAGGAAGGCTTTGTCACCACCAGTTACGATACGGTGGTGAACTGGGCCAAAACAGGGTCGATCTGGCCCATGACGTTTGGCCTTGCCTGTTGCGCGGTGGAGATGATGCATGCAGCCGCAGCGCGCTATGACATTGGACGCTTCGGCTCTGAAGTGTTCCGTGCCAGCCCCCGCCACTCCGACCTGATGATTGTTGCCGGTACGCTGTGCAACAAGATGGCCCCGGCAATGCGCAAGGTGTATGACCAGATGTCCGAGCCCCGCTGGGTCATCTCCATGGGCTCTTGTGCCAATGGCGGTGGTTATTACCATTACAGCTATTCAGTGGTGCGCGGCTGTGATCGCATCGTGCCAGTGGATGTCTATGTACCTGGTTGCCCCCCGACAGCGGAAGCGCTGATCTACGGCATCATCCAGCTGCAGCAGAAGATTCGTCGTACTCAAACCATCGCTCGCGTTTAA
- a CDS encoding NADH-quinone oxidoreductase subunit D translates to MAEIKNYSLNFGPQHPAAHGVLRLVLELDGEVVQRADPHIGLLHRATEKLAESKTYIQSLPYMDRLDYCSMMSNEHAYCLAIEKLMGIEVPIRAQYIRVMFSEITRIMNHLMWLGSSGNDAGSSTILIYSFREREALMDMYEAVSGARMHAAYFRPGGVYRDLPDSMPQYKASKVRNVRSMEAMNEDRKGSLLDFIDAFTQRFPKCADEYETLLTDNRIWKQRNVGIGVVTAERAINLGLTGPMLRASGLPWDMRKTQPYEVYDKLDFDIPVGATGDCYDRYLVRMAEMRESNKIIKQCVDWLRVNPGPVITDNHKVAPASREAMKSNMEELIHHFKLFTEGFKVPEGEAYASVEHPKGEFGIYLISDGANKPYRLKIRPPGFAHMGALDELCRGHMLADAVMVLSTLDIVFGDVDR, encoded by the coding sequence ATGGCAGAAATCAAGAACTACTCCCTGAACTTTGGTCCGCAGCACCCGGCCGCGCACGGTGTGCTGCGTCTGGTGCTAGAGCTCGATGGTGAGGTGGTGCAACGCGCCGACCCTCATATCGGTTTGCTCCACCGTGCGACCGAAAAACTGGCCGAAAGCAAGACGTATATCCAGTCGCTGCCCTATATGGACCGCCTGGATTACTGCTCGATGATGAGCAACGAGCATGCTTACTGTTTGGCTATTGAAAAGTTGATGGGCATTGAAGTGCCTATCCGTGCCCAGTACATCCGTGTGATGTTCTCGGAAATCACCCGCATCATGAATCACCTGATGTGGCTGGGTTCCTCAGGTAACGATGCTGGCAGCTCCACCATCTTGATCTACAGCTTCCGCGAACGCGAAGCGCTGATGGACATGTATGAAGCCGTTTCGGGTGCTCGTATGCACGCGGCTTACTTCCGACCAGGCGGTGTATACCGCGACCTGCCGGACAGCATGCCTCAGTACAAGGCCAGCAAGGTACGCAATGTGCGCTCCATGGAAGCCATGAACGAAGACCGTAAGGGTTCGTTGCTGGATTTCATTGACGCCTTTACGCAGCGCTTTCCCAAGTGCGCTGATGAATACGAAACACTGTTGACAGACAATCGTATTTGGAAGCAGCGTAACGTCGGTATCGGCGTGGTAACTGCAGAGCGCGCTATCAATTTGGGACTGACTGGTCCTATGTTGCGCGCTTCTGGCCTGCCCTGGGATATGCGCAAAACGCAGCCCTACGAGGTCTATGACAAGCTGGACTTTGATATTCCAGTGGGTGCTACAGGCGATTGCTACGACCGTTACTTGGTGCGCATGGCTGAAATGCGCGAGTCCAACAAAATCATCAAGCAATGCGTGGATTGGCTGCGTGTCAATCCAGGCCCGGTGATTACGGACAACCACAAGGTTGCACCTGCAAGCCGCGAAGCCATGAAGTCCAACATGGAAGAGCTGATTCACCACTTCAAGCTCTTTACTGAAGGCTTTAAGGTTCCTGAAGGCGAAGCTTATGCTTCCGTCGAGCACCCCAAGGGTGAGTTCGGCATTTACTTGATCAGCGATGGCGCCAACAAGCCTTATCGTTTGAAAATTCGTCCACCAGGATTTGCGCACATGGGAGCTCTTGATGAGCTGTGCCGTGGTCACATGCTGGCTGATGCCGTGATGGTGCTCAGTACCCTGGACATCGTGTTTGGAGACGTTGACCGATGA
- the nuoE gene encoding NADH-quinone oxidoreductase subunit NuoE, protein MITEATKERFAREVAKYPAEQKQSAVMACLSIVQQEQGWVSAESEAVIADYLGMPAIAVHEVTTFYNMYNQHPVGKYKLNVCTNLPCQLRDGYKALHHLEGKLGIKMGETTTDGMFTLQQSECQGACADSPVLLVNDRHMCSFMTNDKLDELVDGLRAAEGK, encoded by the coding sequence ATGATTACCGAAGCGACCAAAGAACGCTTTGCGCGTGAGGTGGCCAAGTACCCGGCTGAACAAAAGCAGTCGGCTGTCATGGCCTGTCTAAGCATCGTGCAGCAAGAGCAAGGCTGGGTGAGTGCAGAAAGCGAAGCCGTCATTGCCGATTACCTCGGCATGCCTGCGATTGCTGTACACGAGGTCACCACGTTCTACAACATGTACAACCAGCACCCTGTTGGCAAGTACAAGTTAAACGTGTGTACCAATCTGCCATGCCAGTTGCGCGACGGCTACAAGGCCTTGCACCACCTGGAAGGCAAGCTGGGCATCAAGATGGGTGAGACCACGACTGATGGCATGTTTACGCTGCAGCAGTCTGAGTGCCAAGGCGCTTGCGCAGACTCCCCAGTGTTGCTGGTCAATGACCGTCACATGTGCAGCTTCATGACCAATGACAAGCTCGATGAGCTGGTCGACGGTCTGCGTGCCGCGGAGGGCAAATAA